Genomic DNA from Paenibacillus sp. KS-LC4:
GGGTCAACGTATTATATAGATGCAACGTCATTTCCGATATTCCCCTCCAGTTACAGGCTCCTTGAGCTCTTTCAACTCTGTTTTCAAACGATCAATTTCATTTTTCATATCCCGCAGCATTTCAATGACTGGATCAGGCAGCTGGTTGTGCTCCAATCTGTCCTTCACCCGCTCACCGTTCCGTTTCACCACTCTGCCGGGGTTGCCAACAACGGTGCAATTATCCGGCACCTCGCGCAGCACAACCGCATTGGAGCCTACATTTGAATTATCGCCAATTTTGAAAGATCCCAGCACCTTCGAGCCCGAGCCAATGACAACATTGTTGCCTATGGTCGGATGCCGCTTACCCTTCTCCTTGCCTGTACCGCCTAGCGTAACCCCCTGATAAATGACGACATCATTGCCGATTTCGCATGTTTCGCCGATGACAACGCCCATGCCATGGTCAATAAACAGCCGCTCGCCGATTGTGGCCCCCGGGTGAATTTCGATGCCGGTCATAAAACGACTGAATTGGGATATGATACGCGCAACCGTAAACCATTTGTGACGAAAAAAATAATGAGCCGCCCTATGCGCCCAAATCGCATGCAGGCCTGAATAAGTGAAGACGACCTCAAAACGGCTTCTGGCGGCCGGATCATTTTCGAATACCGCTTCAATATCTGAACGAATATGGCGAAACATCAGCTTATCTCCTCTCAAGCCAGCAGGCCGCTGCCCCCATTATTCCTGCCTTGCTGGCTGCCGAATGTCCATATAAAAAAGCCCCCACAGCATTTGCATGCTGCAGAGGCGTGTGTTCGATCGCGGTCCCACTCTGCTTGAACAACCCTGAACCTCTATCTGTGCCGCTCTCAGCAAGCTTCGGCATGTCTGCCTTCGCCCGCTTCAACCTATGGCCACCAGATAGCTCAGTTGCTATCCATCTCAAAGCCTTTAACGCAGGCATACGTTGCCGCCTACCCCACAAGCGCCTCACCTGCTGCCTTCGAACGAAGCCTCCTTCGATTCAAAAACACAGCTGCTTGGCCTTACGGCTCGGAACAAAGCTCCCAGGTGCAATTTTCCGCCCGCCGAATTAGACAACTTGCAGCTACATTGTCCAAAAGCCGCGGGTAACCCGGCCTGGATGCAATGAAGGTTGTCCTCTCTGCAAATCCAGCAAAACGTACTTTTCCTGTTCATAGCTTGTTAACTGTAAACTTCCTAATAGTAGCCCTAGTATACCCAATCCACCCTTATGTGACAAGAGGCATTGTTTCCGGGCGTGACCATATGGCGAAAAAGAGTACGCCCGGCGCGACTAATCGCGCCAAGCCAAGCTCCCCGTACAGCAAGCCTAGCGGCCCAAACGCTCGTTCAGCCTCGCGATGACTTTCGCTTGGCCAAGCAGTACGATGGATTGATTCAAATCCGGACCATGCGTCTGACCGGTTAAAGCTGCACGAATAGGCATGAACAACTGTTTGCCTTTGAAGCCGGTATCCTTTTGCACCGTTTTAATGGAGGCCTTCACGCTATCCGCATCAAATGCCTCGGCTGGCGTTGCTTCAACCTGTGCGAGAAAAGCAGCCAGAACGGCTGGCACCTGCTCCTCTGCAAGCACAGTCGTCGCTTCCTCCTCATCCTGGGCAGCCTCTTGGAAGAACAGCTCCGTATGCGGCACGATTTCCGCTGCATAGCGCAGCTTATCCTGATACAAGGCAACGAGATTGGTCACCCATGCGCGGCCAGCTTCATCCAGTTGCGCAGACACGCGGCCAGCCTTAACCAAATGCGGCAGACACATCTCGACGACACGCGCCAAATCTGTTTTTTTCAAATATTCATTGTTCATCCAGCTCAGCTTCTGCGTATCGAATACAGCAGGGCTTTTGCTGAGACGCTCAGCATTGAATACTTCGACCAATTGCTCACGCGTAAAAATCTCTTGCTCGCCTTCCGGCGACCAGCCGAGCAGCGTAATAAAATTGAACATCGCCTCTGGCAAATAGCCTAGCGAATCGTATTGCTCAATAAACTGGATGATCGACTCATCGCGCTTACTGAGCTTTTTGCGGTTTTCGTTAACGATCAGCGTCATATGACCAAAGCGAGGCGGTTCCCAGCCAAATGCTTCATAAATCATCAATTGACGCGGCGTGTTGGAAATGTGATCCTCGCCCCGCAGGACGTGGCTAATTTTCATTAAGTGGTCATCCAGCGCAACGGCAAAGTTGTAGGTCGGAATGCCATCTTTTTTCACAATAACAAAATCGCCTGTCTCCGCCGTATCAAAGCTGATTTCGCCTTTTACGACGTCATCAAATTTA
This window encodes:
- the cysE gene encoding serine O-acetyltransferase, with the protein product MFRHIRSDIEAVFENDPAARSRFEVVFTYSGLHAIWAHRAAHYFFRHKWFTVARIISQFSRFMTGIEIHPGATIGERLFIDHGMGVVIGETCEIGNDVVIYQGVTLGGTGKEKGKRHPTIGNNVVIGSGSKVLGSFKIGDNSNVGSNAVVLREVPDNCTVVGNPGRVVKRNGERVKDRLEHNQLPDPVIEMLRDMKNEIDRLKTELKELKEPVTGGEYRK
- the gltX gene encoding glutamate--tRNA ligase, which produces MTQEIRVRYAPSPTGHLHIGNARTALFNYLYARNLGGKFIIRIEDTDVKRNIAGGEESQLTYLKWLGIDWDESIDVGGDYGPYRQTERLDIYEKYWQDLLDRGLAYRCYCTEEELEREREEQTARGETPRYSGLHRNLTDEQRKAFEAEGRVPSIRFRVPEGRTYKFDDVVKGEISFDTAETGDFVIVKKDGIPTYNFAVALDDHLMKISHVLRGEDHISNTPRQLMIYEAFGWEPPRFGHMTLIVNENRKKLSKRDESIIQFIEQYDSLGYLPEAMFNFITLLGWSPEGEQEIFTREQLVEVFNAERLSKSPAVFDTQKLSWMNNEYLKKTDLARVVEMCLPHLVKAGRVSAQLDEAGRAWVTNLVALYQDKLRYAAEIVPHTELFFQEAAQDEEEATTVLAEEQVPAVLAAFLAQVEATPAEAFDADSVKASIKTVQKDTGFKGKQLFMPIRAALTGQTHGPDLNQSIVLLGQAKVIARLNERLGR